A single genomic interval of Primulina huaijiensis isolate GDHJ02 chromosome 7, ASM1229523v2, whole genome shotgun sequence harbors:
- the LOC140981123 gene encoding uncharacterized protein: MGSQVMSSHASKIQRRLSPYLPVSIRRYSEGSKTDIKKSAQGNLIDEERAQSTSEVFRKVAEERTGRGVAGDRNAEKAESGSENEAAVKEAYKEPPGNVISG; the protein is encoded by the exons ATGGGTAGCCAAGTTATGTCCTCACACGCATCAAAGATCCAGCGTCGCCTCTCGCCATATCTCCCCGTCTCCATAAGG AGATACAGCGAAGGGAGCAAAACAGACATCAAGAAGAGTGCGCAAGGGAACTTGATCGATGAGGAAAGAGCACAATCGACGTCTGAAGTGTTCAGGAAGGTGGCTGAGGAGAGAACCGGGCGAGGAGTTGCGGGCGACCGGAATGCGGAGAAAGCTGAATCTGGATCCGAGAACGAAGCTGCTGTGAAGGAAGCGTACAAGGAGCCTCCTGGGAATGTTATCTCTGGGTGA
- the LOC140981671 gene encoding LOW QUALITY PROTEIN: DDRGK domain-containing protein 1-like (The sequence of the model RefSeq protein was modified relative to this genomic sequence to represent the inferred CDS: deleted 1 base in 1 codon) has protein sequence MDDAFILYKVHYLSHQHEEEPQNVQGERVIRAGENTRRMRRRPAASAASTSSAMATVEEPLDGSDDKLAGDGYYTAKVSKKKEKKWQEREAQRQADETAQDSRRIKQDRYEEMRKRKDEEREAHERMLEEEAKAQKVKEEEAAALEFEKGKGAFSVDAEGTTENEVHDGSQGLLFDFVEYIKECINRTTSLKDMSIYSFPHVLGRLSGLMDDRGKYIYISLEEMKAVADYSKREGRVSISHLASMSNQFIDLEPN, from the exons ATGGATGAC GCCTTCATACTGTACAAGGTACACTACCTTTCTCATCAACATGAAGAAGAGCCTCAG AATGTACAAGGGGAAAGAGTGATAAGGGCGGGTGAGAATACGCGCCGAATGCGCAGAAGGCCTGCTGCTTCTGCTGCCAGCACATCATCAGCCATGGCGACTGTGGAAG AACCTCTTGATGGAAGTGAC GACAAACTAGCTGGTGATGGATACTACACTGCTAAAGTttcaaagaaaaaggaaaagaaatggCAGGAGCGGGAAGCACAACGCCAG GCTGATGAGACTGCACAAGACTCAAGGAGAATAAAACAAGATCGATATGAAGAGATGAGGAAAAGGAAGGATGAGGAGCGTGAAGCTCATGAACGGATGCTG GAAGAAGAAGCCAAAGCTCAGAAAGTTAAGGAGGAAGAGGCTGCGGCATTAGAGTTTGAAAAGGGGAAAGGAGCGTTTTCTGTTGATGCTGAAGGCACAACAGAAAATGAAGTGCATGATGGAAGCCAGGGTCTGCTGTTTGATTTTGTTGAATACATCAAG GAGTGTATCAATCGGACAACTTCTCTGAAAGATATGAGTATTTACTCTTTCCCTCACGTTCTTG GAAGATTATCTGGCCTAATGGACGATAGAggaaaatacatatacatctcATTGGAAGAAATGAAAGCTGTTGCTGATTACAGTAAGCGTGAAGGTAGAGTGAGCATTTCACACCTTGCTAGTATGTCTAACCAGTTTATAGATTTGGAACCAAATTAA